The genomic DNA cgatttttctttttctacaTTACATTCAAAGTCCTTTACTGATTGATAAACCCAGGGCTTACCTATTGGATAGTCCGAAAAATGTATATACTTGGAGTATGTGACAGCGTCATCTAGACTTCTAGTGATTTCATCGCCATTTTCATCCAAATTCTTATAGCCTAATACATCATTGGAAATCATAGAATAGTGCTTCGGATTTTTCAGTGAACCCGTCAATAGGCCATATCTTGCAAAAGGTAAAACTAATACTTCtggtttgaaaagttttctaacttttctgaagaaaataaactgcttgtaaataattttctttaaattgTACAATTCCTCATTGATCAAATCCATATCGTAtttatcctttttgtttattatcttAGGCAGCGTGTCCTCTacaatttcatcaaatgttttttttgaaggttTAATGACCATCAAGTTAGAAGCAAATTTCAGCTTACTAACTTTTTTACTACCATGGAAATAGAACAAtggtgatgaagatgaggtGGAGCTTATAATGTCTTGAGCTATATTATTTGAGTTCAAGTATAGTGAGTGCGGTAGACTCGGTAAGTGGTTGTAAATCATCTGGCCTTTCCTAATTCTGTTGGCCAATACCTTGGTGTACGAACCGAGATTGATTGGTTGCTTCTCCTTGAATTTAATTTCGTGATatgatttttccaaatcatgTTCAGATAAAAACCAATATGTTAATGGAGCCGCGAATTTGATATATTTAGGcaaaaagaacaattcATCTAAACTTGATCTTAGCGTGGCGTCGTTATCAAGATAAATCACACGCTCAAACTCAGTTTGGTTAAAGACCAATAATTTTGTTAAACTCTCATTCCAAGGTGTAGGATCTTTTGGTTTGACGATATTGTCAATCAGTTTAATAATAACTTGGCTTTCATCTATAGCTTgaattttatcaagaagaagcttAATTTGGTCTATATTTGCAGAAGTATCGGGATCCAATAGGTCTCTAGATATTAAAAGAACCAATTTGGCCTTTGTTTTAAACTGTTCTTTCAgatcattgaaaatgatcAGCGTATTACACAAATAATCCACGTCTGTTACATAATTCACATACGCAAACTTTGACCACTCAATGATTTGGTTGTTCTTGAGCTCCTTTTCCAAGCTGGCAGAATACAAATCATCTATTGTTTCTCCAGGGATTTGCTTAATCTCTAAAGGATTATATATCTCTTGAAGGCCGTCCTTTTTCTGCTGGAAAAATTTCTTATAGTACTTTATCTCCTCATTGTATTGGAAGTGGACAACACACCTTGATATTATACACACAGAGAAGACACCaaccaaaataaaaataagaaaccTAATTCTTCTCTTTGATACCAATCTCATTATTGAAGCTAAAAGCGATACACGCAGCTAGAGGGATACTGTCAAACTTAGCTACAGTACACCAATCCTTTGATTCCTGCGAACTTGCAAAACCCTCCAACTTTATCCACTGCAGTAGACACTAACGTGAGAGACTTTGAAGTGTTGTGGTGGCTAGTTTTGCCCAATCACTTACTCAGCAGGACGAGACGTCCATTATATACAATAGAAATAAAACTTCAACTGACCCTAAATTTCGTCAGAACCCTAAATGTCGCGCTGACAAACCCTAACGAAAAACTGGCGGCTAATTTAGCAATATTGAACAATTTGGACTAACATTCTTCAAGAGATTGCTTTCACTAGAACAAAACGTAAAGCGATGGAGAGGTTAAGTGACACTGAAGGGATCAGGGGAAAGCCCCAAAGGTGAAAGGACTCATCAAGTTGATGAAATTATCATTATGCAACAATATGATCAACGGCATACACgaatagaaaatattggaCAGCAAGGTCAGATAGGAACATGCGTCACTAAAGTTCCCTTTCTTCTCTgctctcttcttcctctctGAGTGTGCAGAACATTCTTTCATGATCGTCACCTCAAAATTCAACTGAGATGAAAATCGCACCGCATTACCAGATCAATAAAGCTTAACGATCGTCTGCGTTAACGAAATGGGGCCACGTCGAGGATGTCTCCACGACCGCCTTGGGTGGACTCGTTTAAGAACAAAGCCTCAGATCTGAAGTAGGCACCTGCGCCCTTTAATTGAGGAATCGCGACGCGAGAAAAGGCAAATATAATAGAAGGCCACTTGGTCGGTGcatgatgaaaaatctCAAACAAAGGGTTCTCGAAGGGTTGCCTGGACGGAGCATTAAAGCGAAAGACCATTTCTCTGGATACAGCTAGCAAGAAAGCACAAGATGCCGTACAGAGTGGCGACTGGCTATAGTGAAAATGTCWCAGACGATGATTTAAAATGGAGAAGGCCAATGTTGAAAGAGGAATTCGAGAGCCATGACAATTTCTGGATGGATGAGGCCAAcctaaatgaaaaaaataaaaagggGCAATTAGTGTCCCGCTTGGAACCTATAGTCATGCCCATTGTTTTTACGCTACTGGGGATGTTCACTAGAATGTATAAGATTGGGTTTAATGACCATGTAGTTTGGGATGAAGCTCATTTTGGCAAGTTTGGGTCCTACTATCTGAGACACGAGTATTACCACGATGTTCATCCGCCCTTAGGGAAGATGCTAGTTGGGCTCTCTGGTTATTTGGCTGGCTACAATGGTTCTTGGGATTTCCCATCTGGGGAGGTCTACCCCGACAACATCAACTATGTCAAAATGAGATTGTTTCAAGCAATGTTCTCTTCACTATGCGTACCCTTGGCATATTTTACGGGGAGGACTATCGGGTTTTCCAGGCTGAGCGTTTGGCTATTTACCACGTTAGTAGCTTTCGAAAATTCCTATGCAACTTTAGGTAGATTTATCCTTTTAGATTCAATGctccttttctttactgTCTCTTCTTATTTTTGTCTAGCCAAGTTCCATACCATGAGaaaatttccattttctggCAGATGGTGGCTATGGTTATGTCTTACTGGGCTGAATCTGGGTTGCGCAGTATCTGTTAAAATGGTAGgtcttttcatcattacCGTGGTAGGTATTTATACTATAGTTGAATTGTGGAACCTATTAACTGAAAAATCTGTATCCTGGAAAGCTTACATTTACCATTGGTTGGCAAGAATCTTTGGATTAATCGTTATACCCGTTTTTGTGTTTCTATTGTGCTTCAAGATTCATTTCGATTTGCTATACAACTCAGGTCCAGGCGACTATACCATGCCATCGTTATTCCAAGCTAGTCTGAATGGCACAACCGTAGGCAAGGGACCCCGTGATGTTGCCCTGGGATCTTCTATCATCTCCATCAAGAATCAAGTGTTGGGAGGAGCTTTATTACACTCCCACGTTCAGCCATATCCAGAAGGCTctgaacaacaacaagtgACCACCTATGGTTATGGTGATGCCAACAATGAATGGTTCTTCCAAAGAGTTAGGGGCGCTGCACCCTGGACTGAGGCTGAAAATGCTACACTAGAATTTGTTAAGGGCGGTGAAATGTATAGGATAATGCATCGCCTCACAGGTAAGAATTTGCACACCCATGAAATCCCTGCACCTATTGTAAAGAGCGAATGGGAGGTTTCTGCTTATGGCGACGTTGATCTTGGCGATCCTAAGGATAATTGGATCATTGAAATTGCGGAGCAAGTGGGGAATGAAGATCCCACACTGTTACATCCGTTGTCTACGTCTTTCcgaatcaaaaattctatACTGGGTTGTTATTTGGCCCAGTCAGGTAAAAATTTGCCAGAATGGGGTTTTagacaaaaagaagtaGTCTGTTTGAAGCATACCTCCAAGAGCGATAAGAGAACATGGTGGAACATTGACACTCACGAAAATGAATTGTTGCCTGAACCAAAAGATTTTGTATACCCGAAGGCctcatttttaaaaaacttCATTTATTTGAACTCAGCAATGATGGCAACGAATAATGCCTTGGTACCAAACCCTGAAAAGTTCGACGCTATGACTTCATCTGCTTGGCAATGGCCAACCTTGAATGTCGGTGTAAGACTATGTGAATGGAGTGAAAAATCCGTTAAATACTTTTTGTTAGGATCTCCAGGTTCTGTTTGGCCCTCAAGCATTGCAGTCTGCGCTCTAATAATACATATCACGTTCTTGATTTTAAAATGGCAAAGACAATGTGTTGTCCTACCTGATCCAATTAAACGTGACAAGTTCTTTATGGCCGCTTTTTACCCATTGCTCGCATGGGGTCTGCattttttgccatttttgatCATGTCAAGAGTCGTTTACGCCCACCATTATTTGCCCACTCTTTACTTTGCGCTAATGATCCTAACGTACTATTTTGATACAATTACCAAGCGCTGGACTATTACTAATACAGGCAGATCACTAAGGATTGGGGCTTACATTGCGTACGGATCATTGGTTATCGCTgggtttttttatttctctCCATTTAGTTTTGGAATGGACGGCCCTATGGAAGATTACGCTTACTTGGCATGGCTACCTTCGTGGCAAGTTGTCGAAGATATACGTAACACATAGATATACATAATGACTTAAAAGTttcctttaaaaaataaaccatagaagagaagaatttaccaaaacgttaaaaaaattatttcgGGTACTATTATATTCCTAGATGTATAAACATTTCACATGACCATCTAGCGAAAGTGATTGAACTATAACAgtccaaaagaaattttcttgtGTAAGCAAAATGTCTAAATTCTCAAGCAATGCCTATTGCCGTATATGAAAACTGTCCAGTCACCGTCAAATTctgtttctattttttgtatattcTGGATATAAAATACATATCTATGACGGGTTGTTTTAACagaatattatattatcTATTGAGTGATTCTATTGGAATCTAAAACATCAGAAAAGTTTTGGAGCCGGATATCCCTCGTGTTATGGGGTGTTAACACTTGCCCGCGAAAAGGCACACTACCCTGGACACTTACAACACTTTCCAAAGGCGGTGACTGTACTGCAGTAAGAGATCTTTGTGAGGTTGAAGCGGAATGATAGTGCGCAGTTGGCGGGATAGTTAGTTTGCTCTGAACAATCGGAGTTTCTATTATATTAGAACCGGTCTCTGTCCCTCGAGTGTCATCATCcccatcatcatcgtcgcTACTACCTACAAAATCATCTACTGATCCGATCGGGGTGCTCATTGTTGAATAtagtttatttttggttttgttgttcGCAGAACGCTCGTAGCATGGTGGTGAGAGCAGCTTAACGTCTTGGTAGATAGGCGGAACTTCTTCGTCCCAGGAGATTCCTAGTCCAGACCTTTCTGTGACTGATAATCTAAATTGCATTCTTAAAACACGTGCAGCCCCAGTGGGGACACTAACTATATTAGAGTTAGAACCGCCTGTTGCCTTGTCTTTAAGAATACTATGGTTGGACTTATTACTGCTTACAGGAGTTATACCTTCGGGATCAACGGATCGTACTTTTGGTGTGTTTCTATTAGCAAACATTGGAGATAGTTCTGCCAACCGCTGGTCTGGATTATGGACACTCATTGCGCTGCTATTGCtatctttcttgtttttggaGTTTAGTTTACGTATGGGCTGTCCATTTGCGTATTGTAATGTTTCTTCGGCAACAACTATTTCCACTGCTAAGATATGATTAACATATAGACCCAAATTTGGATCCTGTATATCACAAGCCACGTTGATGTTGGGTTTTTTATTGGTTGTAGTAGGGACTTTGGCTGTTGATGCATACATTACAGGATTGGAGACCCCAGAGTTAAGTCCCATACAGTCTATTTCTGTGACTAGTTCAATTTTCCCATTATTGTCAAAGTCCGTCTTCCATCCACTCTTCATTTCTCCCTTAGAAATTATCCGAACCTCTTCTGTAAATAAAgtgctattattttttagcTCTTGTTGAAGTTGTTGTTCTCTTGCACGCTGTTGCTGTGAAAGTAATTCTTGACGTAAAGCGTCATCGCTAGGATGAATAAACTCACTACCAGGCTGGTCTTCTGCATCCTCATTAACAGGACTTTCATCTCCCAATCCAATGTTACCGGTCGATGCCGGAGCCGCGGAACCAAGTGCTTGGTCATTTCTGGGCTCACCTGGTAGTCTTTGTGATGGCATATTTTCTAGAGAGTTTACAGCAACTCGAATTTGAGGGCCTAGTTCTCCATATCGCTTGATATGACTAGGTGGTTTTTTACCCTTTTCTagttcttttatttttacttgcTCTTCTAGCTGTTTGAGTTCGTGCTTATGTACTGGGCAAGAATGCCCTTTAACTCTCGtagtttcttcaattctccAGCTTAATTTACGCATACGCCATCTTCTATCACCGGATGAAACCCCATCTAGTTTCATTTCTAGCGGAAAAGTAGATTTGGGATAAACCACATTAGGAAGAACAGCTGCGGCAGTTAATTCTGTAGGAGGAAAGACCCTCAGAGAGTTTTTGTCCGGCCCACGTGGTATACTTCGAGTGACAGCGATGGGCATTACTAGTTGCAATAGTTGCTTCTTGGAAGAGCTTCCCTCTTTCCTCGGAGTAGAATGAGTAGAAGAAACAGCGTTTCTGTAAGGATCCATGTATGTTACGACAGCTATCAGTTCATATTTAACTTGAGTTTCAGCCGCAGCCCCCAGCGATGAAGAGCATGGTACGGATCCCGGAATAAGATAGGAAAATGGATAAGAATGATTTCCGACGGATATGTCCTGCGTAGTTTTCTGAATTTCCCAGCTTTTCATATTTGTGGTCTTCGTTCTACAATTCATACAGGTTTGTATGGATGAAACATTGGGCACAAAGGGCTtatgaaaatgaattttttgtaCCAGAGTTAGCGTTACCGAAGTGACTGCAATCTTCGTATAACCGGCCATTATTCTTAAATTTGCGGGTGTGGGTGAGTGAGACGGAGAAGTAGAAGATGTTGATGGGGAGATATTAGAGGTCGAGACAGATAAGTTCGACAATCTAGATGAAAGTGCAGAACCGAATgtgctctttctttttaaacTCTTATTCTTAGCCGACACATTTGATTCGGTAGTTTTCAAAGACTTATCTTCGCTACTCTTGTAGGGATCTATGACCTTCACAGTAAATAGCCCGCTCAATACAGCACCAGATGATTCCGTAGCAGAGCCATATAGAACGCATGGTGGGGATTCTATGCGAATGGAAAGAGCCAATGGATGGGCTTCTCCTTTCCGGTTCGGCTGATGACTAGACGTAAGTCGTGGAAATGCCATACTGGAATGTATCCTCCTCTAGCGATGTatacaataaaaaagaacaggAAACAAAAGCCAGCAAAACGGGTCAATATGTTTAGCCCTTAGCGTTCTCCTCCAACAACTAGGCTATAAGTTTGCTCAGATTATGACTGCAAAATTAGAAGTCTAAGTACggcaaaaaaacaaaaaaaaaaatactgattggaaaaagcaaacacGCTGAATCAAAATAGAGGAACGGAATATTTATTCAATACAGTGATATGGAGTACTAGATATCTATTCGAGTCAAgcttttcttctagtttACAGCTATCAAAATCAGCTCAAACTGcatttttgtctttaaATCAtctgccaaaaaaaaatcgttaGTAGcgatatatatagaaatgGTGAACTAACTATCACAAATATAGAATGAGTATAGAAgatgtattttcttgacTGTTATATTAATTTATGTACGCGTGCCCTATATTCTTAGGACACAACTTTCTCGCACATTTCACAATGAGATCATCTTGACATCCAAGTCTTTGTGAACAAATGCCTTGTTACCACCAGCACCTAGGTAGTCACTTGCAACTTGGCCGTTACCTCTTATCTGATATTGATAGCTAACCAAACCTTCTAAACCGACTGGCCCACGAGCGTGAATCTTGGAGGTAGAGATACCCACCTCAGCACCAAAACCGTATCTGAAACCATCGGCAAATCTAGTTGACGCGTTCCAATAGACACCAGATGAATCAACACCTTTCATGAACTTTTCAGCATTCACCTTGTCTTCCGTTACTATGGCATCGGTATGTCTCGAAGAATGCGTATTTATGTGTTGAATGGCTTCTTCTGTGGATCCAACGAACTTAGCAGCTAAATCTAAGGATAAAAATTCCCTATCAAAATCCACCTTTTCATCAGCATCAACGGTCTTGGATTGAATTGCTTCTGTCAATGCACCATGTTCATTTAGTTTATTGAAGTAAGCAGTTTTCAAGTCCTTTGTAGCGTKGACGGTAACCTCACCTTTCAAAGTTAAATTTTCCAGGACTTCCCACCACTTAGGTAACTTTGGGTTAATTAGCAACGTTTCCATAGCGTTACAACCAGCTGGGTAGTTGGTTTTGGCGTCCAAACTAATTCTTTTAGCCTTGGCCAAATCGGCCTCTTCGTCCAAATAGATTGAGCAAATACCATCTGCATGACCTAACACAGGGATCTTGGTGGTGTCCTTAATTTTCCTCACCAAGGCGTTGGAGCCACGGGGAACAACTAGATCAATGTACTCGTCTTGATTCAGCAAATCGGAAACATCTTGTCTGGTTTCGATCAATTGTACAGAACCAACGGGAACACCGGTCTCACTTTGGTATTTGGCAATGGTATTATCGACAATCTTTGCCATTTCTCTGAAAGTGTTGACAGATTCTTTACCACCCTTTAAGATTGCAGCATTGCCTGACTTGATACTCAAAGCAGTGATATTAGCAATAACTTCTGGACGAGATTCAAAGATAACCAACAAGACACCTACTGGAGCAGTGACTTGGTACAAGGTCAACCCATCATCTAGTTCTCTGGCCATTTTCACTTTCCCAACGGGGTCTTCCAGGTCGGCGACATCCTTGACACCTTGTAACATAACATCGAACTTGTCCCCCTTGAATAGGTCCAAACGTTTCAATAAAGAGTCTGCTAGACTGGTTTGCTTGGCGATTGCCAAATCAACCTTGTTAGCTTCTTCAATGGCATGTGCATTAGCCTTCAAAGCATCGTGAATTTTGTATAGAATATCTGATCTTCCTTCATTGGAGATGGTCTTTAAAATGTTCCCAGCCTTACGGGCGTTCTGGGCTATCTGCTGCGAGTTGGACATCTTTATACTGCTTCCGcttgttcttgttattCTTACTTCCTCTACCAACGCCTTTACGATCATCCTCCGATGcgtttactttttttctttctttcttgaagcttcgaaaaaaaaaacgccTTGCCcgatttcttcaattttgaCTTATTAAGGCCCTGCCATAACGGTATTTGTAGAACCGGCCATTGTTTCAGCACATATGCCCAATGATTCAAATGTCTATGTGTGTTTGTAactatatatttattacGTAAAGATATATATTATGCTTAGGGgtaacttttttcattgtgTGCGA from Saccharomyces eubayanus strain FM1318 chromosome VIII, whole genome shotgun sequence includes the following:
- the GNT1 gene encoding glucose N-acetyltransferase, with the protein product MRLVSKRRIRFLIFILVGVFSVCIISRCVVHFQYNEEIKYYKKFFQQKKDGLQEIYNPLEIKQIPGETIDDLYSASLEKELKNNQIIEWSKFAYVNYVTDVDYLCNTLIIFNDLKEQFKTKAKLVLLISRDLLDPDTSANIDQIKLLLDKIQAIDESQVIIKLIDNIVKPKDPTPWNESLTKLLVFNQTEFERVIYLDNDATLRSSLDELFFLPKYIKFAAPLTYWFLSEHDLEKSYHEIKFKEKQPINLGSYTKVLANRIRKGQMIYNHLPSLPHSLYLNSNNIAQDIISSTSSSSPLFYFHGSKKVSKLKFASNLMVIKPSKKTFDEIVEDTLPKIINKKDKYDMDLINEELYNLKKIIYKQFIFFRKVRKLFKPEVLVLPFARYGLLTGSLKNPKHYSMISNDVLGYKNLDENGDEITRSLDDAVTYSKYIHFSDYPIGKPWVYQSVKDFECNVEKEKSRGLELEPQACSVWNSVYESYMQTRKICSV
- the PMT3 gene encoding dolichyl-phosphate-mannose-protein mannosyltransferase PMT3; translated protein: MPYRVATGYSENVXDDDLKWRRPMLKEEFESHDNFWMDEANLNEKNKKGQLVSRLEPIVMPIVFTLLGMFTRMYKIGFNDHVVWDEAHFGKFGSYYLRHEYYHDVHPPLGKMLVGLSGYLAGYNGSWDFPSGEVYPDNINYVKMRLFQAMFSSLCVPLAYFTGRTIGFSRLSVWLFTTLVAFENSYATLGRFILLDSMLLFFTVSSYFCLAKFHTMRKFPFSGRWWLWLCLTGLNLGCAVSVKMVGLFIITVVGIYTIVELWNLLTEKSVSWKAYIYHWLARIFGLIVIPVFVFLLCFKIHFDLLYNSGPGDYTMPSLFQASLNGTTVGKGPRDVALGSSIISIKNQVLGGALLHSHVQPYPEGSEQQQVTTYGYGDANNEWFFQRVRGAAPWTEAENATLEFVKGGEMYRIMHRLTGKNLHTHEIPAPIVKSEWEVSAYGDVDLGDPKDNWIIEIAEQVGNEDPTLLHPLSTSFRIKNSILGCYLAQSGKNLPEWGFRQKEVVCLKHTSKSDKRTWWNIDTHENELLPEPKDFVYPKASFLKNFIYLNSAMMATNNALVPNPEKFDAMTSSAWQWPTLNVGVRLCEWSEKSVKYFLLGSPGSVWPSSIAVCALIIHITFLILKWQRQCVVLPDPIKRDKFFMAAFYPLLAWGLHFLPFLIMSRVVYAHHYLPTLYFALMILTYYFDTITKRWTITNTGRSLRIGAYIAYGSLVIAGFFYFSPFSFGMDGPMEDYAYLAWLPSWQVVEDIRNT
- the LDB19 gene encoding Ldb19p, with the translated sequence MAFPRLTSSHQPNRKGEAHPLALSIRIESPPCVLYGSATESSGAVLSGLFTVKVIDPYKSSEDKSLKTTESNVSAKNKSLKRKSTFGSALSSRLSNLSVSTSNISPSTSSTSPSHSPTPANLRIMAGYTKIAVTSVTLTLVQKIHFHKPFVPNVSSIQTCMNCRTKTTNMKSWEIQKTTQDISVGNHSYPFSYLIPGSVPCSSSLGAAAETQVKYELIAVVTYMDPYRNAVSSTHSTPRKEGSSSKKQLLQLVMPIAVTRSIPRGPDKNSLRVFPPTELTAAAVLPNVVYPKSTFPLEMKLDGVSSGDRRWRMRKLSWRIEETTRVKGHSCPVHKHELKQLEEQVKIKELEKGKKPPSHIKRYGELGPQIRVAVNSLENMPSQRLPGEPRNDQALGSAAPASTGNIGLGDESPVNEDAEDQPGSEFIHPSDDALRQELLSQQQRAREQQLQQELKNNSTLFTEEVRIISKGEMKSGWKTDFDNNGKIELVTEIDCMGLNSGVSNPVMYASTAKVPTTTNKKPNINVACDIQDPNLGLYVNHILAVEIVVAEETLQYANGQPIRKLNSKNKKDSNSSAMSVHNPDQRLAELSPMFANRNTPKVRSVDPEGITPVSSNKSNHSILKDKATGGSNSNIVSVPTGAARVLRMQFRLSVTERSGLGISWDEEVPPIYQDVKLLSPPCYERSANNKTKNKLYSTMSTPIGSVDDFVGSSDDDDGDDDTRGTETGSNIIETPIVQSKLTIPPTAHYHSASTSQRSLTAVQSPPLESVVSVQGSVPFRGQVLTPHNTRDIRLQNFSDVLDSNRITQ
- the PRO2 gene encoding glutamate-5-semialdehyde dehydrogenase, translated to MIVKALVEEVRITRTSGSSIKMSNSQQIAQNARKAGNILKTISNEGRSDILYKIHDALKANAHAIEEANKVDLAIAKQTSLADSLLKRLDLFKGDKFDVMLQGVKDVADLEDPVGKVKMARELDDGLTLYQVTAPVGVLLVIFESRPEVIANITALSIKSGNAAILKGGKESVNTFREMAKIVDNTIAKYQSETGVPVGSVQLIETRQDVSDLLNQDEYIDLVVPRGSNALVRKIKDTTKIPVLGHADGICSIYLDEEADLAKAKRISLDAKTNYPAGCNAMETLLINPKLPKWWEVLENLTLKGEVTVXATKDLKTAYFNKLNEHGALTEAIQSKTVDADEKVDFDREFLSLDLAAKFVGSTEEAIQHINTHSSRHTDAIVTEDKVNAEKFMKGVDSSGVYWNASTRFADGFRYGFGAEVGISTSKIHARGPVGLEGLVSYQYQIRGNGQVASDYLGAGGNKAFVHKDLDVKMISL